DNA from Brassica napus cultivar Da-Ae chromosome C4, Da-Ae, whole genome shotgun sequence:
aacactaatagtcagtAAGTTTGAAccggaaccttcaaaatttctaaatattgtccaaatttctgaagatggttgttgttgttgttgatgatgtcttttggtacaattcttttttttatattgaatatattcacgattattaatatcatcgataaaagttagtcttttagcaatattttatgtttctcttttactttcttgttcttgTCAAATGTATTTACAATTATTAATATCACCCGATTTCAGCAATTTTTATctctaatctacaaattaaaaatgaggatagccatttttacttcaaagcgcactaatagatcatatatgcattacgaaaataaatttatagaataATCCGGTATTttgattgaagtttaatattaattaagttattttgttttaaattttatattttaatataatattttattaattaatattgttgtaatatgtttatatatgtgctagttatttacaaaagttttatgaattcaaattagttattataaatataagaactatattataaaatacaaatagttttaaagttgaatttgaaattttgcttttggagaaaaacaattttaaacttcaaatatagagttttagaaacttcaaaatagagtttctttttggagatgctcttagcaACCAATTTTTGTGTTTGgttcagttttatttttcaagtttaaaaagaaaattatttcatttattcattgtaaaaaaaaaaaaaaaatgatataaaagcCTTACAAATGTTAacgttgttttgaaatttttgacaCGTTGTGTTGTTTCTTATTATCAAAAGCACATACtacattttaaataatcaatttcAATAAATCGTTATAGATTAAACTCTACCTCGTAAAAGTCTAGTGAGTTGTACAAGTAAAAGCACCTAGTTTTACCAAAATAAGACTAGAAATAGTattaggggggggggggggggggggggggggggggggagagatCAAAGTGGTGGCCTTGAAAAAGCAACCGACACTGACCCCATCCTACCCATGTGTTGAACTGCATTCAATTTTGTTATGTATCAATCAGATTTTTCACATAGCGACGAACCGTTTACATTCTAGGTGTGGGATGCACGGACAAACCGACATCTTTTCGGGTACATACGGTGAATTTTATATgtaaaggaaataaaatattttgtgaaaacatttttaatctTTTGATCTGGAGATGTCTAAAAAGCTAAAGTCTatatatcaaaaacaaaaaactccAAATGTGTTTTTAATCAGTTTAAACTCATGTTGCTTTTATGTTGAATTATAAGATTTAGACTAAACTCATGTAGCTTTTATGTTGAATTATAAGATTTAGACCATCGGATATATTTGGATGTTCGCTTGCCAAAATTTAGTGGTTATTTCTTGTCCGTCATTTTTTTGGATAATAAGGTGATGATTATTTTgctagtttttagattttggtttttagtttttggcttttaaattttagtttttagattttggtttttagcttttggtttttgtttttgcagtAGATTctagttttttgaaaaacatgaaTGGTTGTTCTAGATTTTGGTTtctgtttttaatattaataaaaaaaaaatattaataatagtaaaatgtttattctgaaaaaaataaaaaatgaaatactaTTATCCACAATTAATATGTgttaattagttaaaaaaaacttatgtaaGTTGGATCATGAATTTTTTATGTGtactaaaaataaatgaaattttgttttaaacaaCAAACTAGAAAATATTGgattttggatttcgggttttggttttagattttatttatttattaatttttattttttcaaaatacttttgtttttataaattttattaatgttttcttttattttaaaattttctaacttATAGATTGATTTTAAAAACCAAACTTAAATTACCaaaagaatatattaaaaaaatcaataaataataCCAATAGATTATTAACAAAACATGTAAACTCTACattaaagtaaatttaaatacttaagttaattttattgacaaattttagaaatgttcttattagtttatttttgtattatatatattaaatagatgatttttgttaaatctGATTTGtttctagtttttattttctatttgttttccTGTATTAAAGCATAAATAtagcaaaaatttaattaaaataaaaaaattgaaaaactgtGGTTAGATTTGGAAGAAACCATAAAAACTtggattttagtttttctttataaaagacagatatttgaaaaaactaGCTTCCTTAGAttatagaaaatctatttttctaAAAGCTTGATTGTCTAAAAAATGGTTTTCAGAAAAACAAAAGCCCAAAATTAGTTCAAAAACTAGAAACAACCAACCTCTAAGATTCTTCTATTAAAGTATGTGTTAGACTAACATAATTCTTACTTATTTATTTGAACAGTAATAAACCGTAACTtaaccataattttttttaaaaagattatttctattaaaataagCATTAGAcataatttttacttatttatttgaatatttacaaaatatgctCTTCGACCTGTAGCTCTCAAAATGTAACATCTTTGAAAAGTTATTGTttgttttaacaaataaaatgagATAGATGTTGGGGGGAGGGGGTGGGTTAAACTCATTTGGGTTTTCTCTTGTTGTTtggaaaaaaagttttatatgaGTTAAGAAAGATCTCcgatgtaaaattttatttttttcttcaaaataaaataaaatagaatatagagtaaaaaatgttCTAATCCAACTCTATTTTTTCATTCCATAATAGAgtaaagaacaaacaaaaatagattactctatAAATGGAAAAAACATCCCAACAGCGGATGATGAAGGAATCCTActcattattatattatattaaaaaaaagctGACAAGACACTAAACAAATGTATCtctttttataaagttttagaACTAATTAGAACTTCattttcttaacttttcttcttttcattgTTTACagattcttttcttttaaaattaaagtttaATCAGTTGATAAGgtgaataaataataataatttatggctTAGAATCTCAATTTGAGGTTTTTATGCCCTCTTCTAATGAGATATGAAATAGATTGAAGcattttattcatattttattttactctattttagagtaaaaactGGAGAAGAGTTGGACATCTCCTAGCTGAGAGAGAGATGTATtcttatcaaataaaatatatctctAATAATAGGGTTCTAAAACAATCAATGTATGTCACGATTATAGTTACATTAAAGATTTTGAAGAGTTGGTCTCTATGAACACCACCAATGAGTAGGCCTcagacggatcggatatccggacaattttaaagtatccggatccggatccttatccaacgaatccataattttactatcattATTCGGATCCGgagttctcggatatccgggtgtcggatatctttctaaaaattgtaatatccgacggatatccggatctggatttggatctttaaaataaataaaaaataatattaatatatataaaatattaacaataatttaaaaataaaaatatatataatgtctttaattatttctatgtataatattacaaaatttacataaaatttatatatactattataaaattaagaatatattaaataaaattaatttttatatatagatattactattttgaaatatttattaataaaacttacgaatccggatatccggattttcggatcgaatCCTGATTTCGGATAAAAATCTCAGGCCTACCAATGAATATTCTTATCAAAACTTTCTCagtgcacatatatatatgtaatatatatctaaattttaatatttaactgCGGATTTCTAAAAGTTATGGAAACtcaataaaaaatgttatccaCATctatatttccattttttcctTCTTAGCACGTTAATTTGTTATCGCTTCTTTACTCACACGGACATGGTTAGATGGCGCGTCGGGCTTAGAAATGCGCTAAACGCATTGACTTTGAAATTTGCCATTTAGATAAACTATGCACATATAGAAACAAAGCTATTTTACATGGTTTAATTTCTGGTTTTGGAGTTAGTTGGGTCTTTAGGTCTGGACTATCcggattaccaaaaaaaaatgaaaaaatgaaaaaagaagagatttcaaaatgaaaatgaaaatttgattaaaatgtCAAACGAAAGTAGACGAGAGTTCCTACGTAACTAGGGACCTCTACATTAAATAACACCAACAATCAACAAACTACTCCCTTTCCTCTAAATCGCATTCACATTCATAACATAAACTTTCCTTCTCTATATAAACACTCATCACTTCCCCAACTCTCTCCATCACTCATCACTACACACTTCTCATTTTGCAAACAGTCAAAAGCCCCTAAAACTAAGAAAAAATGGCTGGTCTAGTGAAGTTGGCATGCTTGGTCTTGGCCTGCATGATTGTGGCCGGTCCAATAGCAACGAACGCGGCTCTAAGCTGTGGAACCGTTAGCGGTAACTTGGCAGCATGCATTGGCTACTTAACCCAAAATGGGCCTCTTCCAAGAGGGTGCTGCACTGGCGTTACTAATCTAAACAACATGGCCCGTACAACCCCGGACCGTCAGCAAGCTTGCCGTTGCCTTGTAGGAGCCGCTAACTCCTTCCCTACTCTCAACGCTGCCCGTGCTGCTGGACTTCCTAAGGCATGTGGAGTCAATATTCcttacaaaatcagcaaaagcACCAACTGCAACAGGTATGTCGTAATCTCTCTCtgatatatatgaaattaaaagttattttagaACAAGAAGTATATAACAAACATTATTAtgatgatttacattttaagattattttattgttaaataaaaagtataagtttTGTAATAACTGTTTACTTCCCGGTTTAACCATGTTCTAATGGAAGTTTTGAGTTTTATACCGATGAATATACATTAAAAGTTGTTTGAATGCATATTTGAGTACTTTATAACGGTGTAATGTTTATCTGTATGTGGTTGCAGCGTTAGATGAGCAGCGGTCGGATGAAGAAACTCAAGCGGACGTACGAATCTAATATAATGTATGAGAGAGTACTAAATAAGATGTTCGAATGGTTGTTTTTctagtgttttaaaatttcatgtttTCTCTTCTGTTGTGTCGTTCCTTTACTTTGGTCCTATGTACTATGTTCGTAATCAACGTCCGCTATATGAAGTTCATATCCAAGGTTTACGTTATTCTATATTCTTAATTACTAAAACAAAGTTTAGTTAGTTTCACTgatatgaaaaattaataattaaacattaaaagaaataaaacaatcaCTAATATGCAATGCAGTTGAGAAGGAACggaacattttaattttaaagaaaactagattctgacccgcacGCCTGTGCggatgttttttaatttttatatagttCATAATTATTCTTCCATGTTTGAtcgtatatatttttcttacgtGTTTGAtcgtatatatttttcttacgaCTAACTAATATAGACCCATTATgtataatatgattttatattttatatgcaataattttattaattgttttaaacagtcgaattattttattcaattgtatatacatatatatatatacataaatatagacgtgtatatatatatatatatatatatatatcacgaTGGTTTAGCAAtgaaacatagatatatatatatatataacaataaatgtgaattaactaaaagaaataatttgtttgtttatatatattttttataatatttcattatttattagtaGCAACATTTGTAGTTCttaataagatatataaataggtataatgatatttttattataattttttacacATTTCTTACCAAAAACTGATTTGGTTAGTtgcaattatatttttagatttgtaACATTAAAAAGACTTATGTTGTGTTTGTGGTATGATAGAAGGAATATTCTATATATTGATGGCTCGTgtgaagatttttttaaaaaaaatctaaaactgaAAATTACTGAAAACGTGTTTTGCAAGAACTTGGAAGGAATATACCTGTTAAGCTTAGATATTAAGATTTGTCACAACCTTAGATTATGAGATGGTTTAAAGCATATAATAATTGTTATGTCAGTCTCCTTATCACGATACCAGCCGAATAAATAGGAACATCGTAAAAggaatgaaatatttttgaaatattaatcatttattttctATCTATGAGACTTTATCGTAAATGTCCACTGAGTTGGGCTTTGGTAATAAACATGAAAAAGCCTGGGAATTGTTTAGTAAATAAGTACTTTTTAATATCAATGGCAGAAGATGTAATTATAATTGTAAAGTAAGGGTTAATTCttgtacttcaattttaatagattagatgaagTAACGGGACATTCTTAAAGTATTCTACATGTTCATACTTGAGAATTAATATAGTTGAGAGAATGATGGACTGCTTTAAGGAACCATGGAATCCCCTGATTTAGGGccctactttttttttgtcgtcaagTAGGGCTGTATTAAATATGTggtgtcttttaaaaaaaattgaggtAGATTTTAGACTTATGACTTATAAGATGGCGATTTGGATTTTGGACAACCAAATAGAATGCACACTAAGAATAAGATTTctattgatattttttgttatcttttcatccTTGATCGCTAATTTTTTCAGATATACCttcttttgaaattttcctagagaaagaaaaaatgtcaaaattcTTTCAAAATGCATACGGGTACCAAAAGTCTAGACACACGCATCTGATAGACTTgcatctacaaaaaaaattatataattatagagTTTTTTTATCTCCAAAAAATGAACTTCAAAATAAGTGTATTCGGAGAGGGTTAATTTACCCTACAGAgtcatataaattagtttagtttttattaaatactTAAACTTGACTCCatcaaaacataaatatgacCTCTATCAAATTTAAGTTCAAACGAAGcccaaaaaatataatgatCCCCGCATGTAATTTGTATGGCTCCGCAGCAAATATAATTGTTGGAACTGAGAGTTTATCatactttttttatattattttgttttcgtgTTGGGCCGATCATCTCATTAACGGGtatttttcaaaaccaacccacAATTTctagtcaaacccaaaaccaacctatttttttttgtcattactattcatcaataaaattttcatactatctttatgtttttgagttattcacaaaattgccatttttatttaatttttttattaatttcgaaattaacaaaaaaacaaatacaccctaaccatttattcttatttacaaaaatgtcatcatcatcaattttttcaaccaccatgaaccaccatttttgagctctaaagctcaagaattcaattttcaaccattttttttctcattctaacccaaaaaatttcatttcctctcatctcctctacataactttcattttcataatcacaaacttcatattttcgagtttcttcattagtgaatAGTCAAAGATGTTTcttttttgctcatatttggagtttagacggttgaaaaggttggaaacgAGCTTTACACAGGAAAAAGGTAACTATTTACATAGTTTTCGTTCTTTTTCATATCTGTGTTGCGACGGTAGAttgttttgtatgtctacgcctccgtggagacttacgatgcagtctatttTTGTCAACGCAcgagttagttttgcaattgactaaacaatttttttttctaacgcagacttccccagtagtctccgtctttacctttgacaacaaaaataaaactttcggtagacttactaagacgtctacctaaaagaggttagtttttcatttgaccgaacttttgacttttcaaaatagacttcaacggaagtctacaaaatgtagactgccaacAAAGTCTATAAAAGGCCATTTcagcatttgaccaaaactttgacttcattgaataggttagttttgtgttttaccaaaaagtttaaaaagcaatcaaaaatttaGTAAATTGTAGACTTTatatgcagtcttcttatcttagaaaaaaaatgtagactgcatataaagtctacttttttaattttggtcaaatacaaaaccaacccgtcggatttgagagtagacttcacaagaagtctacacacccgtagacgttcatttcaatctactgattggaagtcaaacttggtcaataGCAAAACTAacatctttcaaaaaaattcaaacatgtagactgcatatgaagtctggttctgaaagtcaaatcttggatgaattctggtcaattgcaaaaactaacctttttaaattgtagactgaaatgaaagtctacatgtacaaaatcacagctttttttcaactatagaaagcaacccgtaaaatggtcaattgcaaaaaccaacccaaagagtagacctatttgacagtctacgtctgtaaactgaaaCGAACGTCTAGATCTTCAGAGACTGAATATTAAGTCtgcatagaaaaatctataaaaatgtgaatttgtgtattattcattaagttttttttagtttttttttgtttgacagtgtgttagttaatcctaatgggtttgagtgattttgaaaagaaaatgttttataattatgaaagtgtaattcatttgatttgacaatattgttagctaataattgtagacgtatttgtaagtcttcatttatagttttatgaaacatgaaatatttctttgctgattatgtaaaccTATATTTTTTTGCAGTAAATGGCTCAGATACCTGTTGTGTACGGAGAATGGGTGGTGAAAGGCTCTTTGCGGGAGTTTGTGGTCAATAATCGGAAATGAGGGAGAATGTTTCTTATGTCGGGTGGTTTTACACATGGTGAACTTCTTGAAATGGCACTAGAAGATTATGGTCTGGACAATAAAATCGAAAAGGTGGTGCTAACATATTCCTTACCAGACGTCATTTTACAACAAATGGCTCCGGATACTCCTCCTATGCATGTCATGAATGATAAACAAGtacggaacttgatcgagttagctaagacacactttgtacgcctttgtgtatcaagtcAGAGCCAACTAGAAATTTTTGGTGTTAGATAATAAGTGTAGACATCTTTGTAAATCTACAAAGgtagactgcagttgaagtctacgtagtaaattctattaaaagtgcaATTGTGTATTAtgcatcatatttttttcatgatttaattattttacagtgtatgttagtaaTTTAATGGTCTTGGGTGAATTTCAAAagttaatgtgttataattatacacttggaacttattgcaaaaaaaatttgattagttttactCTTGAAACTTTTTGagaattttgtatagattttcttcttctcacatgtgtgttagttattattttagcctatggtggttttactttttggttgattagatcttgtgaaaaaattgatatctaacaaaaaattaataatatcatacaagtgaaacacaactaaaaatgaatacaaactttatagattatgcattaaacaattgtttaaaaattaatattttattatgagaaattattacagagcaatatattaaaaagtattcttgagtatgtttgatttttcataatcttgatgccTCAAAAAAAGTCTTGAACAaagtacctgcaaaataagatagagttatgagaaaaacataagataaaaaaataaatcatattttagttgactttttattaagtctacgtaaagttattgtttagtagactttagttgaagtctacactgactaaagttttcatatttaaaagtgtacatttagaaaatttgaaaatattctgtTCTCAaagatatttcaaaaatagttttttttgtcatctttgtaacaaagcaaaaacataaagtatgaatctttaaatttagttcattataaacacaaaatatcttataatgaatatatgtaaagcttacatttttgggaagatgtttttaaaactttggaagagaatacctgcaaaaaaagattaaaaattaaaatcatatttttagtaagcttctaatgaaatatgcttaaaattcAAGGCTTGTAGACTTCTTTTCAAGTCTACCAGCCCAAACTTTTAAGTAGACTTCAAGTctactctatcaaaaaaaaaaattagatctgAAATAAGttaaattctaatttttttaaaaaaatataatttaatagataaaatagtaataattaaagacatagaatttgaatatgtaactttattttaatataaatactagaacacatatttaaaatctatagatgtaaaccttacatttttaggaggagaagaaaacaactatggaaaaaaataactgcaaaacaagataaaattattaaaaaaacatagaaaataattaaagtcatattttgtaggcttccaatgaagtctgcttaaactttgtggtttagtaaaattcatatgaagtctactagctttagtaaacttctttggaagtctacactgtctgataattttcagatctgaaaaaatctatacattttgaaatttgaaaataattttaaatctgaaaatactttcaaaatagaatttatatgATAAACTAGTAGTAAATTAATGCACagagcttgatctataaatttatttgaatataaacatataaatacatatttaaaatctattaatctaaaacttacattttttagaggagaaatgaaatccatgagtgataatacctacaaaaaaagataatattgttagaaataaataacataaaaatacacatttaaaatctatagatctaaaacttacattttttaaagaagaagatgaaaaccatgaatcataatatctaaaatgacaagataacattgtgagaaagacttgagaaaattttagagagaaagaagagaaatgaGAGAGTTTTTGAAAGAATTAAAAGAATTTTAGGGAGAAAGaggagagttttagagagaagtgAGAGAGTTTTAAATACTTGTgcagccactttagagagagactgtattaattttgtttatatagggagacaaaaatgtaactaggttaaaatttacgatgctgtagacttcttttgaagtctaataaaattaaaattttggagtagattttactataacatagtagacctttttagaagtctactataataatttcattattgttacttattctttattattttaataattttaatatatgatttactaaatttttttctttattttttaatagttgtagtttatgatttcatttttttatttttaaggaacttaacttagtttaaatataatgtttttttgtaaaaaaatttgaaaaatatagagtaaaaagaCGTCTTCaaataaatagactttattgtaggtctacgataccctaaaccacaaatttcaaaccctaaatgttttgcttgataatcaaaaagtctcaattatacaaaatataaactactaaacattaatatgcagatttaagttaataaaacaaaatcaaaacaaaatctaaaatctaaccctatgaaatcaaccactaaaagacataacatgttagaaccttttgtttctaagCTATGAATATTGTCTAacacatgataaccaaattagtatatattcttcaaaattgttcaattgtatgaaattttaatttatttacttcatattatccattatattgatgatt
Protein-coding regions in this window:
- the LOC125585666 gene encoding non-specific lipid-transfer protein B gives rise to the protein MAGLVKLACLVLACMIVAGPIATNAALSCGTVSGNLAACIGYLTQNGPLPRGCCTGVTNLNNMARTTPDRQQACRCLVGAANSFPTLNAARAAGLPKACGVNIPYKISKSTNCNSVR